From Drosophila suzukii chromosome 2R, CBGP_Dsuzu_IsoJpt1.0, whole genome shotgun sequence, a single genomic window includes:
- the LOC108019565 gene encoding ikaros family zinc finger protein isoform X1: MAETISTATSGMELALKDPSPTVGGGIIVDMTPTTAALLHHNAMALRSLKEAASSASESELQEPRSPTPTPTNLSTGPHSPPMTFRCERCDSFETSSRASLLLHVVQCLAGQAAAAAAAAASARLKSEDLQEPENMSLGHMEGGKGDSQAGNGSSSSASSSPAGNSGGGGGGSSSSRKVFECDVCNMKFSNGANMRRHKMRHTGVKPYECRVCQKRFFRKDHLAEHFTTHTKTLPYHCPICNRGFQRQIAMRAHFQNEHVGQHDLVKTCPLCSYRAGSMKSLRIHFFNRHGIDLDNPGPGGTSSLLLALESQASAAAAAAAASYVPPGLSPVPVQSQSQQQQQQPQVAPPASDSGESMRSLENATPPMHFLTPHVEISTLGESGNTELFNLICVWRESALQGNNNNNNNNNCATNNNNNISGSNNNCNSISNGNAETNGDKVKDRALIMQSPVELPMDCNTKATPITSSTTGSSLSGGLKSHHQHPHHHHHHHHHENHITPSISLIPIKQEPMAEDMDKKDLMNGSDPNSDTEQASNNNNNNSSSNNNNRITSLIKVSPLKSLLREDLKRRICAKANNRITRNATPLESNNNNSVLSNSLSNGSGRGSPGINGGSGGGGAGGGPPAPATPNAANGASSTPICNGTITSTGQDGDLLLNRKLVLTCHFCGIEFPDETLYFLHKGCHCESNPWRCNICGEQLNNVYEFNSHLLSKSHQ; this comes from the exons ATGGCCGAAACGATCAGTACGGCGACCAGCGGCATGGAGTTGGCCCTAAAGGACCCCAGTCCGACGGTTGGTGGCGGCATCATTGTGGACATGACGCCCACCACGGCGGCCCTGCTGCATCACAACGCGATGGCGCTGCGCAGCCTCAAGGAAGCAGCCTCATCCGCCTCCGAGTCGGAACTGCAGGAGCCGCGATCGCCGACGCCCACGCCCACGAATCTCAGCACAGGGCCCCACTCGCCGCCCATGACCTTCCGCTGCGAGCGCTGCGACAGCTTCGAGACCAGTTCGCGGGCATCCCTGCTGCTCCATGTGGTCCAGTGTCTGGCGGGTcaggcggcggcggcggcagcggcggccGCATCGGCGCGCCTCAAGAGTGAGGACCTGCAGGAGCCGGAAAACATGAGCCTGGGCCACATGGAGGGCGGCAAGGGCGACAGCCAGGCGGGCAACGGCTCCAGCTCCTCGGCCAGCTCCTCGCCCGCGGGCAATAGCGGGGGAGGAGGCGGTGGCAGCAGCAGTTCCCGCAAGGTCTTCGAGTGCGACGTGTGCAACATGAAGTTCTCCAACGGCGCCAACATGCGACGCCACAAGATGCGGCACACGGGAGTCAAGCCGTACGAGTGCCGGGTGTGCCAGAAGAGGTTCTTCCGCAAGGACCACCTGGCGGAGCACTTCACCACGCACACCAAGACGCTGCCCTATCACTGTCCGATCTGCAATCGCGGCTTCCAGCGTCAGATAGCGATGCGTGCCCACTTCCAGAACGAGCATGTGGGCCAGCATGACCTGGTGAAGACGTGCCCGCTGTGCAGCTACCGGGCGGGCTCCATGAAATCGCTGAGGATTCACTTCTTCAACCGGCACGGCATCGATCTGGATAATCCGGGACCGGGCGGCACCTCCTCGCTTCTCCTGGCCCTGGAATCCCAGGCTtcggcggcggcagcagcagcggcagctaGTTACGTGCCTCCCGGACTCAGTCCAGTGCCCGTGCAATCTCAatcccagcagcagcagcagcagccacaggTGGCTCCTCCGGCCAGCGATAGCGGGGAGTCCATGCGGTCCCTGGAGAATGCCACGCCCCCGATGCACTTCCTCACGCCCCACGTGGAGATCTCGACGCTGGGCGAGAGCGGCAACACGGAGTTGTTTAAT CTGATTTGCGTTTGGCGTGAATCTGCATTACagggcaacaacaacaacaacaataacaacaactgCGCTaccaacaacaataacaatattagcgggagcaacaacaactgcaACTCCATTAGCAATGGAAATGCCGAGACCAATGGCGATAAGGTGAAAGATCGAGCCCTCATCATGCAATCGCCGGTGGAGTTGCCCATGGATTGCAACACAAAGGCCACGCCCATCACATCCAGCACCACTGGCAGCAGTCTGAGTGGTGGGCTCAAGAGCCACCACCAGCATccgcaccaccaccaccaccatcaccACCACGAGAACCACATAACGCCGTCGATCAGTCTGATACCCATCAAACAG GAGCCCATGGCGGAGGATATGGACAAGAAGGACCTGATGAACGGCAGTGATCCCAACAGCGACACAGAACAGGCttccaacaacaacaacaacaacagcagtagcaacaacaacaacagaatCACCTCACTGATCAAG GTCTCGCCACTGAAATCGCTCCTGCGCGAGGATCTCAAGCGTCGAATCTGCGCAAAGGCCAACAACCGGATCACCCGGAACGCCACACCACTGGAGAGTAATAACAACAACTCGGTGCTGTCCAACAGCCTGAGCAACGGATCGGGTCGGGGATCGCCCGGGATCAACGGCGGCAGCGGGGGCGGAGGAGCCGGGGGTGGCCCACCCGCTCCGGCGACGCCCAATGCCGCCAATGGCGCCAGCTCGACGCCCATCTGCAACGGGACGATCACGTCGACCGGCCAGGATGGAGACCTGCTGCTCAACCGCAAGCTGGTCCTCACCTGCCACTTCTGCGGCATCGAGTTCCCCGACGAGACGCTCTACTTCCTGCACAAGGGCTGCCACTGCGAGAGCAATCCGTGGCGGTGCAACATCTGCGGCGAGCAGCTGAACAACGTGTACGAGTTCAACTCGCACCTGCTCAGCAAGAGCCACCAATAG
- the LOC108019565 gene encoding ikaros family zinc finger protein isoform X2: MAETISTATSGMELALKDPSPTVGGGIIVDMTPTTAALLHHNAMALRSLKEAASSASESELQEPRSPTPTPTNLSTGPHSPPMTFRCERCDSFETSSRASLLLHVVQCLAGQAAAAAAAAASARLKSEDLQEPENMSLGHMEGGKGDSQAGNGSSSSASSSPAGNSGGGGGGSSSSRKVFECDVCNMKFSNGANMRRHKMRHTGVKPYECRVCQKRFFRKDHLAEHFTTHTKTLPYHCPICNRGFQRQIAMRAHFQNEHVGQHDLVKTCPLCSYRAGSMKSLRIHFFNRHGIDLDNPGPGGTSSLLLALESQASAAAAAAAASYVPPGLSPVPVQSQSQQQQQQPQVAPPASDSGESMRSLENATPPMHFLTPHVEISTLGESGNTELFNGNNNNNNNNNCATNNNNNISGSNNNCNSISNGNAETNGDKVKDRALIMQSPVELPMDCNTKATPITSSTTGSSLSGGLKSHHQHPHHHHHHHHHENHITPSISLIPIKQEPMAEDMDKKDLMNGSDPNSDTEQASNNNNNNSSSNNNNRITSLIKVSPLKSLLREDLKRRICAKANNRITRNATPLESNNNNSVLSNSLSNGSGRGSPGINGGSGGGGAGGGPPAPATPNAANGASSTPICNGTITSTGQDGDLLLNRKLVLTCHFCGIEFPDETLYFLHKGCHCESNPWRCNICGEQLNNVYEFNSHLLSKSHQ, encoded by the exons ATGGCCGAAACGATCAGTACGGCGACCAGCGGCATGGAGTTGGCCCTAAAGGACCCCAGTCCGACGGTTGGTGGCGGCATCATTGTGGACATGACGCCCACCACGGCGGCCCTGCTGCATCACAACGCGATGGCGCTGCGCAGCCTCAAGGAAGCAGCCTCATCCGCCTCCGAGTCGGAACTGCAGGAGCCGCGATCGCCGACGCCCACGCCCACGAATCTCAGCACAGGGCCCCACTCGCCGCCCATGACCTTCCGCTGCGAGCGCTGCGACAGCTTCGAGACCAGTTCGCGGGCATCCCTGCTGCTCCATGTGGTCCAGTGTCTGGCGGGTcaggcggcggcggcggcagcggcggccGCATCGGCGCGCCTCAAGAGTGAGGACCTGCAGGAGCCGGAAAACATGAGCCTGGGCCACATGGAGGGCGGCAAGGGCGACAGCCAGGCGGGCAACGGCTCCAGCTCCTCGGCCAGCTCCTCGCCCGCGGGCAATAGCGGGGGAGGAGGCGGTGGCAGCAGCAGTTCCCGCAAGGTCTTCGAGTGCGACGTGTGCAACATGAAGTTCTCCAACGGCGCCAACATGCGACGCCACAAGATGCGGCACACGGGAGTCAAGCCGTACGAGTGCCGGGTGTGCCAGAAGAGGTTCTTCCGCAAGGACCACCTGGCGGAGCACTTCACCACGCACACCAAGACGCTGCCCTATCACTGTCCGATCTGCAATCGCGGCTTCCAGCGTCAGATAGCGATGCGTGCCCACTTCCAGAACGAGCATGTGGGCCAGCATGACCTGGTGAAGACGTGCCCGCTGTGCAGCTACCGGGCGGGCTCCATGAAATCGCTGAGGATTCACTTCTTCAACCGGCACGGCATCGATCTGGATAATCCGGGACCGGGCGGCACCTCCTCGCTTCTCCTGGCCCTGGAATCCCAGGCTtcggcggcggcagcagcagcggcagctaGTTACGTGCCTCCCGGACTCAGTCCAGTGCCCGTGCAATCTCAatcccagcagcagcagcagcagccacaggTGGCTCCTCCGGCCAGCGATAGCGGGGAGTCCATGCGGTCCCTGGAGAATGCCACGCCCCCGATGCACTTCCTCACGCCCCACGTGGAGATCTCGACGCTGGGCGAGAGCGGCAACACGGAGTTGTTTAAT ggcaacaacaacaacaacaataacaacaactgCGCTaccaacaacaataacaatattagcgggagcaacaacaactgcaACTCCATTAGCAATGGAAATGCCGAGACCAATGGCGATAAGGTGAAAGATCGAGCCCTCATCATGCAATCGCCGGTGGAGTTGCCCATGGATTGCAACACAAAGGCCACGCCCATCACATCCAGCACCACTGGCAGCAGTCTGAGTGGTGGGCTCAAGAGCCACCACCAGCATccgcaccaccaccaccaccatcaccACCACGAGAACCACATAACGCCGTCGATCAGTCTGATACCCATCAAACAG GAGCCCATGGCGGAGGATATGGACAAGAAGGACCTGATGAACGGCAGTGATCCCAACAGCGACACAGAACAGGCttccaacaacaacaacaacaacagcagtagcaacaacaacaacagaatCACCTCACTGATCAAG GTCTCGCCACTGAAATCGCTCCTGCGCGAGGATCTCAAGCGTCGAATCTGCGCAAAGGCCAACAACCGGATCACCCGGAACGCCACACCACTGGAGAGTAATAACAACAACTCGGTGCTGTCCAACAGCCTGAGCAACGGATCGGGTCGGGGATCGCCCGGGATCAACGGCGGCAGCGGGGGCGGAGGAGCCGGGGGTGGCCCACCCGCTCCGGCGACGCCCAATGCCGCCAATGGCGCCAGCTCGACGCCCATCTGCAACGGGACGATCACGTCGACCGGCCAGGATGGAGACCTGCTGCTCAACCGCAAGCTGGTCCTCACCTGCCACTTCTGCGGCATCGAGTTCCCCGACGAGACGCTCTACTTCCTGCACAAGGGCTGCCACTGCGAGAGCAATCCGTGGCGGTGCAACATCTGCGGCGAGCAGCTGAACAACGTGTACGAGTTCAACTCGCACCTGCTCAGCAAGAGCCACCAATAG
- the LOC108019654 gene encoding uncharacterized protein, producing the protein MSKHIYSDFLSEEDPLLSDNEFLEDALARLQKKLDKILDNQNEILTLICQINCKAPTAELYNIKVDYFPVTDPEELPNLDANLSKPGNKYANIMHGILRPEGRKEPLKNNFSKMFECDVLMAYNYDGVSSKQSFKQYKHINKTIFGILKRDGYTETEYIADIRAAFHVLKVRYHKRNHDLRRKIKRSQKCEPESDWE; encoded by the exons ATGAGTAAACACATATATTCCGATTTTCTGAGTGAAGAAGATCCCCTATTGTCCGACAACGAGTTCCTCGAGGATGCATTAGCGAGGTTGCAAAAAAAACTCGACAAAATCCTAGACAATCAAAATGAGATCCTGACACTAATATGCCAGATCAATTGCAAGGCACCCACAGCTGAATTATACAACATCAAAGTGGACTATTTTCCGGTGACTGATCCCGAAGAGCTGCCCAATTTGGACGCCAATCTTTCTAAGCCGGGCAACAAATAT GCTAACATTATGCATGGAATTTTAAGACCAGAAGGTCGAAAGGAACCTCTGAAGAACAATTTCTCAAAGATGTTCGAGTGCGATGTTCTCATGGCCTACAATTACGATGGTGTGAGCTCCAAACAATCCTTTAAACAGTACAAACACATTAACAAAACTATTTTTG GGATTCTAAAAAGAGATGGATATACCGAAACGGAGTACATTGCCGATATCAGAGCTGCCTTTCATGTGTTAAAGGTCCGCTATCATAAAAGAAACCATGATTTAAGGAGGAAGATTAAACGTTCTCAAAAATGCGAACCTGAATCCGATTGGGAATAG
- the LOC139352532 gene encoding uncharacterized protein has product MIARAEGFSPEASSDPDLHTGKRRSPVSYAMTVRDSAARQMAILLRAAMRPLEVPERRMTRYSGTDSPGNVDVVVDWERPFLLVADTGRTDTVCCAANSGWQAQRKFLLALLAASALIAGQYGRDYHAIC; this is encoded by the exons ATGATAGCCCGGGCGGAAGGCTTCTCGCCGGAGGCCAGCAGTGATCCGGATCTCCACACAGGAAAAAGGCGCTCTCCGGTGAGTTATGCAATGACAGTCCGAGATTCGGCTGCCAGACAAATGGCTATTCTTCTCAGAGCCGCAATGCGACCGCTGGAAGTTCCCGAGAGGAGGATGACGCGGTACTCCGGAACGGACTCACCGGGAAATGTGGACGTCGTCGTCGACTGGGAAAGGCCCTTCTTGCTGGTCGCTGATACGGGTCGAACGGACACCGTTTGCTGTGCCGCCAATTCGGGCTGGCAG GCACAAAGAAAATTTTTACTAGCACTCCTAGCTGCATCTGCCTTGATTGCTGGACAGTATGGCCGCGACTATCACGCTATCTGCTGA